Proteins encoded in a region of the Tribolium castaneum strain GA2 chromosome 7, icTriCast1.1, whole genome shotgun sequence genome:
- the LOC100142113 gene encoding putative malate dehydrogenase 1B: MSYFVITGKNDCPNTTHALHVADYLTRNLPHFVYHSVIKTENEWMIYLDQLNSENNWHQTKSPVIWKEISRMGGKKYLIGGLGEFWEYLYDYYGFQSRMSKDDLKKIMADNLLIASLKQECQVHTISIIGCSNSSVLQPHIYELQQCFDEGQETLLEIKLYDQRLDDPDEEDVMLEVIDEIRDTLKCVPQNLHIVLSQEEAISNCDLLIIVQDYSRKSGEDIDLWLDRCRKSMVLLADDVNHFAKRSLRIVLNHHGPVCFNASVLMEYCTTIRLTNIVAVTTDEAISIISQMAEKVNEYVENFWCPPVWGFCGLMSYIPIQATCIKTNVYRPFKRALKAKATSKLPKGVIQPEIRFLEHLIKTEDDLYEEIENRKEKEKKLLGREPILPKVRALGSLLKRWYAKEINDDIISLGIYSKGTFGFPRGICVSQPVLLNENRVWTPIPNLPLRETTKAKIQAISLHIDNTLKKYGLGQRFTHTD; this comes from the exons ATGTCGTACTTTGTCATCACGGGCAAAAACGACTGCCCTAATACCACCCACGCCCTCCACGTAGCTGATTACTTGACCCGAAATCTCCCccattttgtgtaccactctgtgataaaaacagaaaacgaATGGATG ATCTACTTGGACCAACTAAACAGTGAAAACAACTGGCACCAGACAAAAAGCCCCGTCATTTGGAAGGAAATCAGTAGAATGGGAGGGAAAAAGTACCTCATTGGAGGACTTGGAGAATTTTGGGAGTACTTGTACGACTATTACGGATTCCAGTCACGGATGAGTAAAGACGATTTGAAGAAAATCATGGCTGATAATTTACTTATT GCATCGTTGAAACAAGAATGTCAAGTTCatactattagcattattggTTGTAGTAACAGTTCAGTTCTGCAACCACATATCTACGAGTTACAACAATGTTTCGATGAAGGTCAAGAGACTttacttgaaataaaactgTACGATCAGCGATTGGACGATCCGGATGAGGAAGATGTAATGTTGGAGGTGATTGACGAAATTAGAGATACACTTAAATGCGTTCCTCAAAACTTACACATTGTTCTGAGCCAAGAGGAAGCCATCAGCAACTGCGATTTGCTTATCATTGTACAAGATTACAGCAG AAAGTCTGGAGAAGATATAGACTTGTGGCTGGACCGCTGCCGCAAAAGCATGGTCCTGCTCGCTGACGATGTGAACCATTTCGCGAAACGTAGCCTGAGAATCGTCCTAAATCACCACGGTCCTGTTTGCTTTAACGCTTCAGTTCTTATGGAATATTGCACTACCATAAGACTAACAAACATTGTTGCAGTAACAACGGATGAagctattagtattattagccAAATGGCTGAAAAAGTAAATGAATATGTGGAGAATTTCTGGTGTCCACCAGTTTGGGGTTTTTGTGGACTCATGTCCTACATTCCCATACAAGCTACATGTATCAAAACTAACGTTTATAGACCGTTCAAAAGGGCACTCAAAGCTAAAGCTACTTCCAAATTACCTAAAGGTGTAATACAACCTGAGATTAGGTTTTTGGAACATTTGATCAAGACTGAAGATGATCTTTACGAAGAGATTGAAAATAGgaaggaaaaggaaaaaaagtTGCTTGGGAGAGAACCGATTTTGCCGAAAGTTAGAGCTCTGGGGAGTTTGTTGAAAAGATGGTACGCCAAAGAGATAAATGATGATATAATTTCGTTGGGGATCTATTCCAAAG GCACTTTTGGATTCCCTAGAGGTATTTGCGTCTCTCAACCAGTTTTACTCAACGAAAATAGGGTGTGGACACCAATTCCTAATCTTCCATTACGTGAAACAACCAAAGCAAAAATTCAAGCAATTTCTTTACACATTGACAATACTCTTAAGAAATACGGGCTTGGCCAGAGATTCACACACACAGATTGA
- the LOC658361 gene encoding zinc finger protein 846, which translates to MECFISSKNVVKLCRICLTSSNNLLSLDSPVTGNNNDFANSIHHLIETVTLEKVIDDTLLPSKICPICLSYLKIAFEFQTQFKKSQEILHKTLKIEVPPRNNNTSVVQQPVSTPTVELICGESKFDLNDIIIIEENQADRTSFQGFLSNLGTEISASFLGESHKNVQIPEPVENDVVILPIKHEQKIADVEQDVLDISRLSVTKVAEESKVIIKNNNKVVKTLYECQTCKKILPNRQQLNFHFSTHAKRTCYVCDKCGHIAKTRSAFRHHLAKHSGVVFKCEYCGKCFDGKSHFKIHVEAHKNNRPFLCNVCGKTFNYNTSLIYHMRIHTGEKKYVCSFCGLRYRMGTTLKRHVRTHTKERPFGCQYCVKRFSSKNELVNHEMVHLGIRPYQCKYCERCFTKSVNLDTHYLTHSGPHECQYCVKTFLEIRFLKMHLKRVHKELEVMTDEVEN; encoded by the exons ATGGAATGTTTTATTAGCTCCAAAAACGTGGTCAAGTTGTGCCGTATTTGCCTCACATCTTCAAACAACCTACTATCATTGGACTCTCCAGTCACTGGAAACAACAACGATTTCGCAAACTCCATACACCACCTCATTGAAACCGTAACTTTGGAAAAA GTCATAGATGACACACTACTACCATCGAAAATTTGCCCAATATGTCTCAGCTACTTGAAAATAGCGTTCGAATTTCAAACACAGTTCAAAAAGTCGCaggaaattttgcacaaaacgcTAAAAATTGAGGTACCACCTAGAAATAACAACACGTCGGTGGTGCAACAACCTGTGTCCACACCCACTGTTGAATTAATCTGTGGTGAGAGTAAATTCGATTTGAACGATATTATCATAATTGAGGAGAATCAAGCCGACCGGACGTCTTTCCAAGGCTTTTTGAGTAACTTAGGTACGGAAATATCGGCCTCATTCCTTGGCGAAAGCcacaaaaatgttcaaattcCCGAACCAGTTGAAAACGACGTAGTTATATTACCAATAAAACacgaacaaaaaatagcaGACGTGGAACAAGATGTGCTTGATATCAGTCGCTTGAGCGTAACAAAAGTGGCCGAAGAGAGcaaagttataataaaaaacaataacaaagtCGTAAAAACACTGTACGAGTGTCAGacgtgtaaaaaaattcttccaAATCGGCAACAATTAAACTTTCACTTTTCAACCCATGCAAAGCGAACGTGTTACGTTTGTGACAAATGTGGACACATTGCCAAGACACGGTCTGCCTTCCGCCACCATTTAGCCAAACACAGTGGGGTTGTGTTCAAGTGCGAGTATTGCGGGAAGTGCTTTGACGGTAAATCGCACTTTAAAATCCACGTGGAAGCGCACAAAAACAACCGGCCGTTTTTGTGCAACGTCTGTGGGAAAACCTTCAATTACAACACGTCGCTCATCTACCACATGAGGATCCACACAGGGGAGAAGAAGTACGTTTGCAGCTTCTGTGGCTTGAGATACCGTATGGGGACGACGTTGAAAAGGCATGTGAGGACGCATACGAAAGAGCGACCGTTTGGGTGTCAATACTGTGTTAAGAGGTTTTCCTCGAAGAATGAATTAGTTAATCATGAGATGGTGCATCTTGGGATACGACCGTATCAGTGTAAATATTGTGAGAGGTGTTTTACTAAATCGGTTAATTTGGATACGCATTATTTGACACATTCGGGGCCGCATGAGTGTCAGTATTGTGTTAAGACGTTTCTTGAAATTCGGTTTTTGAAGATGCATCTGAAGAGGGTGCATAAGGAGTTGGAAGTTATGACTGACGAAGTGGAAAATTAA
- the LOC103313355 gene encoding cyclin-dependent kinase 2-like, whose product MNYMKQLCEGLSYLHTQRILHRDIKPQNLLVDKEGHIKIADFGLSRCFSIPTKPYTHEVVTMWYRAPELLLGSKLYTNGIDVWSLGCVMVEMLLKRALFPGDSEIDQMFKIFKTLGTPNEEMWPGVSSLPAYEVWFPQWKPCELNTQIKFNDSEEEEFLKLLLVYDPFVRKSAKDLLSLPYIKRAKLTTPDMKPFPDEEEDSERTN is encoded by the exons ATG AACTACATGAAACAATTATGCGAAGGCCTTTCCTATTTACACACCCAGCGCATCCTTCACCGTGATATCAAGCCCCAAAACTTGCTAGTCGATAAAGAAGGCCACATCAAAATCGCCGACTTTGGCCTCTCTCGCTGTTTTTCCATACCAACAAAACCGTACACCCACGAAGTGGTGACAATGTGGTACAGAGCGCCTGAACTGCTCCTAGGTTCCAAGCTGTACACCAATGGGATCGACGTGTGGAGTCTTGGGTGTGTTATGGTAGAAATG TTGTTAAAACGTGCCCTTTTCCCCGGTGACTCAGAAATCGACcaaatgttcaaaattttcaaaactctGGGAACGCCAAATGAGGAAATGTGGCCGGGGGTGTCGTCACTGCCGGCCTATGAGGTCTGGTTCCCGCAGTGGAAGCCATGCGAGCTTAACACTCAAATTAAATTCAACGATTCGGAGGAAGAAGAGTTTCTTAAATTGTTGTTGGTTTATGATCCGTTTGTGCGAAAGTCGGCCAAAGATTTGCTAAGTCTGCCCTATATCAAGAGAGCCAAGCTCACGACGCCTGATATGAAGCCGTTTCCTGACGAAGAGGAGGACTCTGAACgtacaaattaa
- the LOC107398478 gene encoding structural maintenance of chromosomes protein 3 — translation MLEQRKLEAIQFTFKQVSKYFSEVFKKLVPAGKAKLVLKTVDNEEGKDVGPEDTNSDQFSGIGIKVSFTESDAEMKEMNQLSGGQKSLVALGLIFAIQKCDPAPFYLFDEIDQALDAQHRKAVANMIHELSSEAQFITTTFRPELLEHAHKFYGVKFRNKVSHVECVTREVARDFVEDDQTHG, via the coding sequence ATGTTGGAACAGCGCAAATTAGAGGCCATCCAGTTCACTTTCAAGCAAGTCTCGAAGTACTTTTCggaagttttcaaaaaactggtGCCTGCCGGTAAGGCTAAGCTGGTGCTGAAGACAGTCGATAATGAGGAGGGCAAGGATGTGGGCCCGGAAGACACAAACTCGGATCAGTTCAGTGGGATCGGGATTAAGGTCTCGTTTACGGAATCCGACGCCGAGATGAAGGAAATGAACCAGTTGTCAGGGGGGCAAAAGTCGCTAGTGGCCCTAGGCCTGATCTTCGCCATCCAAAAGTGTGACCCTGCCCCGTTCTACCTATTTGACGAAATTGATCAAGCTTTAGACGCCCAGCATAGGAAAGCTGTGGCGAATATGATCCACGAATTGTCGAGCGAAGCCCAGTTTATCACTACAACGTTCAGGCCCGAATTGTTGGAACATGCCCACAAGTTTTACGGGGTTAAGTTCAGGAATAAAGTGAGTCATGTGGAGTGCGTGACGAGGGAAGTGGCCAGGGATTTCGTCGAAGATGACCAAACACATGGCTAA
- the LOC658505 gene encoding large ribosomal subunit protein uL30m, with product MASFLKSINIFHNIQRFYTRTRRYNWAEEGVQYPGFKYYPRYPDFKDPSYEPSKVFRVQRIKALKGVPHYEKKILAEFHLTGKQSDVVIVKNIPENNQRLWKVKHLVQIKPVTFPDGFPSSPKGAVLKENGELRVMKTLEPSEERLQLAENFKTKAERMDGDTLRRDSRRKWLDAWDTTL from the exons ATGGCCAGTTTTCTCAAAAGTATCAACATTTTCCACAATATTCAGCGTTTCTATACCAGAACGCGGCGCTACAATTGGGCCGAAGAAGGGGTTCAGTACCCAGGCTTTAAATACTACCCCAG GTACCCCGACTTTAAGGACCCCTCGTACGAGCCATCGAAAGTGTTCCGGGTCCAGCGCATCAAAGCGCTCAAAGGTGTGCCCCACTACGAGAAAAAAATCCTGGCCGAGTTTCACTTAACGGGGAAACAGAGCGACGTTgtcattgttaaaaatatcCCCGAAAACAACCAGAGACTATGGAAGGTTAAGCACTTGGTGCAGATTAAACCAGTCACGTTCCCGGACGGCTTCCCCTCCAGCCCTAAGGGGGCTGTCCTGAAAGAAAACGGCGAATTGCGAGTCATGAAGACCTTGGAGCCGTCAGAAGAGCGCTTACAACTGGCGGAGAATTTCAAGACAAAGGCTGAGCGCATGGATGGGGACACCCTCCGTAGAGACTCCCGGAGGAAATGGTTAGATGCCTGGGACACGACTTTGTAA
- the LOC100141552 gene encoding uncharacterized protein LOC100141552 isoform X2, translating into MFACAILIAPAARSALISNSKVYLRPLSTALSQNPSLVQSPVVQQHKQATLLPAVRSFQTTPVSRDIDSAAKFIGAGAATVGVAGSGETRTKPTSSATRSCTWPRRRATNTSSHSSTDIDGRTAQELAGMNNRDDILRFLDGVHAKLEAGDKKKAKARPRRFTFNKRQVKKEQVQEKLEKRMNKGHHRPSMIETLKTRIKSGSIWGRPLRGSAPSWDAEFGVGAEAGARRRLQGAPESK; encoded by the exons atgttcgccTGCGCTATATTGATCGCCCCCGCCGCCAGGAGCGCC CTTATTTCAAACTCTAAAGTATACTTAAGGCCATTGAGCACCGCCCTCAGCCAAAACCCATCATTAGTCCAGAGTCCTGTCGTTCAGCAACACAAACAAGCCACACTTCTCCCAGCAGTGAGGAGTTTCCAGACCACCCCAGTGTCCAGGGACATCGATTCAGCTGCTAAATTTATTGGTGCAGGCGCTGCCACAGTAGGAGTAGCTGGATCAG GGGAGACCCGGACAAAGCCGACCTCTTCGGCAACACGGTCCTGCACTTGGCCGCGGCGCAGGGCCACAAACACATCGTCACATTCCTCGACTGATATCGACGGCCGCACCGCCCAAGAACTCGCCGGAATGAACAACCGCGACGACATCCTGCGGTTCTTGGACGGCGTCCACGCCAAACTGGAGGCCGGCGACAAAAAGAAAGCCAAAGCACGGCCCCGTCGTTTCACTTTCAACAAACGCCAAGTCAAAAAAGAGCAAGTTCAAGAGAAGCTGGAGAAACGGATGAACAAAGGTCACCACAGGCCGTCGATGATAGAGACGCTCAAAACCAGAATTAAAAGTGGGTCCATCTGGGGCCGGCCCCTCCGAGGTTCAGCACCATCGTGGGATGCGGAATTTGGGGTCGGTGCAGAGGCGGGTGCTCGACGACGACTTCAAGGTGCTCCCGAGAGTAAATAA
- the LOC100141552 gene encoding uncharacterized protein LOC100141552 isoform X1, translating to MFACAILIAPAARSALISNSKVYLRPLSTALSQNPSLVQSPVVQQHKQATLLPAVRSFQTTPVSRDIDSAAKFIGAGAATVGVAGSDSLTFSLSPVFEKVLKSDTFVDKSGLMLAVFETDDQPMVLCTAPRRFGKTVNLSMMQRFLELEVDENGEEKTTVLEEKDNYKLFSSAKFKLKVMENKKFVETHFGQYPIININFFCSANVKSKSDAVNVCRTAISRAFRQHSYLYKSKLSPLEDYEKKDCEQWCDKFACKGIPDDEVIVGLGCLAVYLNKFHKRKVFLLVDEYDSITSKALYKVKNADPETELEELEEAASFPIEVIGDALKTFPEIIKGAFITGILDVGGVSISTQLGNVLRLQFGSKDMYQDFCGFTEDEVSTLFNRFAVKAELGKKAKDNYNGYFNGSKQCLYNPQSIVQFLRNSSLGEGALKNYWQQSGYIHNMSKLFEEGSVRRLLYELLQGVKEDFQFTLEPLQLSDLKSLHNILVNQNLTCDEEIVVRFLVSLGYLTYSSEDHKLQIPNAELIDEIMKRLRAYFFERFGINRELAEDCSASFSQLTKLCDEGESLAQFKEELANFQNSITCLLQRSTLTDPLKEATLQSIITLTCSRAGFLFGNEIIIPTHRTKVDLVLFNDKSGIIMELKCGSNTVQDAFKQIFQNRYYNVFTNKKYFDERKKSPSLSFIMAMHVDSDKKASVMCLRREDVIHVLDDLQLDARKSSLEDRIEIAVNSMGERFINSCREKAIFVS from the exons atgttcgccTGCGCTATATTGATCGCCCCCGCCGCCAGGAGCGCC CTTATTTCAAACTCTAAAGTATACTTAAGGCCATTGAGCACCGCCCTCAGCCAAAACCCATCATTAGTCCAGAGTCCTGTCGTTCAGCAACACAAACAAGCCACACTTCTCCCAGCAGTGAGGAGTTTCCAGACCACCCCAGTGTCCAGGGACATCGATTCAGCTGCTAAATTTATTGGTGCAGGCGCTGCCACAGTAGGAGTAGCTGGATCAG ACAGTTTAACATTTTCCCTTTCACCGGTTTTTGAAAAAGTCTTGAAATCCGATACTTTTGTTGATAAAAGTGGGTTGATGTTAGCAGTTTTTGAAACGGACGATCAACCTATGGTATTGTGTACCGCACCGCGCCGATTTGGCAAAACTGTAAACTTATCTATGATGCAACGATTCTTGGAGTTGGAAGTTGATGAAAATGGAGAGGAGAAAACAACGGTTTTGGAAGAAAAAGACAATTACAAACTGTTCAGTTCAGCAAAGTTCAAGTTAAAAGTGATGGAGAATAAGAAGTTTGTAGAAACTCATTTCGGACAATATCCGATAatcaatataaattttttctgtTCTGCTAACGTGAAAAGCAAATCTGATGCAGTGAATGTGTGTAGAACAGCTATATCGCGGGCTTTTAGGCAACACAGTTACCTTTACAAATCCAAATTGTCACCGTTGGAAGACTATGAAAAAAAGGATTGCGAACAATGGTGTGACAAATTTGCCTGCAAAGGAATTCCAGATGACGAAGTAATCGTGGGGTTGGGATGCTTGGCAGTTTATCTGAACAAGTTTCATAAAAGAAAGGTTTTTCTACTCGTTGACGAGTACGACTCGATCACTTCAAAAGCGTTGTATAAAGTGAAGAACGCTGATCCAGAGACTGAGCTTGAAGAGCTAGAGGAAGCTGCCTCATTCCCAATTGAAGTAATTGGAGATGCTCTAAAAACATTTCCTGAGATCATTAAAGGAGCGTTTATTACCGGAATTTTGGATGTGGGTGGTGTATCGATTTCCACCCAATTGGGTAATGTATTGCGACTGCAATTCGGAAGCAAAGATATGTACCAAGATTTCTGTGGATTCACTGAAGATGAAGTTTCTACTCTATTTAATCGGTTTGCAGTAAAGGCGGAATTGGGAAAAAAAGCGAAGGATAACTATAATGGGTATTTCAATGGCTCGAAACAATGCCTATATAATCCTCAATCGATTGTgcagtttttgagaaattcatcTCTGGGAGAAGgtgctttaaaaaattattggcaaCAATCTGGTTACATTCACAATATGTCTAAACTATTTGAAGAGGGTAGCGTGAGAAGGTTGTTGTATGAACTTCTACAAGGTGTTAAAGAAGATTTTCAATTCACGTTAGAACCGTTACAATTAAGTGATCTGAAATCTTTGCATAACATATTAGTTAATCAAAATTTGACTTGTGACGAAGAAATAGTTGTTCGATTTCTTGTATCTCTAGGATACTTAACATATTCATCTGAGGATCACAAACTCCAAATACCTAACGCTGAGCTAATTGATGAAATTATGAAGCGGCTACgagcttatttttttgaaagatttgGTATTAACAGAGAATTGGCTGAAGATTGTTCAGCATCATTTTCTCAGCTAACCAAACTCTGTGATGAAGGTGAATCATTAGCACAGTTCAAAGAAGAATtagcaaattttcaaaatagtatAACCTGTCTACTTCAACGTTCAACACTTACCGATCCATTGAAGGAGGCAACTTTACAGAGTATAATTACATTGACATGTAGTCGAGCAGGATTTCTCTTCGGAAACGAAATAATAATTCCAACTCATAGAACCAAAGTTGATTTAGTACTGTTTAATGATAAATCTGGGATAATAATGGAATTAAAATGTGGTTCAAATACTGTACAAGACGCATTTAAACAAATCTTTCAAAATCGGTACTACAATGTTTTCACAAATAAGAAGTATTTTGATGAACGTAAGAAATCTCCTTCTCTTTCTTTTATTATGGCAATGCATGTGGATTCTGACAAGAAAGCATCTGTGATGTGCCTGCGACGCGAGGATGTTATTCACGTTCTGGATGATCTGCAACTTGACGCTAGAAAGTCATCGCTAGAAGATCGCATTGAGATAGCTGTTAATTCTATGGGTGAACGTTTCATTAACAGTTGTCGcgaaaaagcaatttttgtcTCTTAA